One Bradyrhizobium manausense DNA segment encodes these proteins:
- a CDS encoding ShlB/FhaC/HecB family hemolysin secretion/activation protein, translating into MRVLGVVLGVGVAASSIVAARAQVPTINPGAIQNDVDRQRRQFEQQSAPPKLNGPAVVGGPREKSPLMKPGGPKFRLRKLEFDSSKFITPAELDEIAKKYVGKNVDIATLLQIVADINAIYTERGIVTGIATLPEQDPKDGTVKIKLTEGRLQKTTIEGNKQTRTDYILQRVQEPEAEVLDVPKLNRDVTWFNRTNDVQIKALLQPGTSFGLTDLQFAVIEPPVDTWQLFVDNQGSENTGRWEGGTFYKRHGLFGVDDRLTFYGVRSDGNLNGNAAYSVPVNPWGGRVGVSYTEGKIKIIQGPFVALDVTGRSSQAAVNFSQPVWVTQNWLVLLNAAETEGKTVSRFSTVAVTDDHYDKATAGVSVTNSGNTYSITVSPAVNYIEWQDHVLGNNRTFNTYTGSLIATSAAGPPNFSANVLASWQYTQEKLLPGDQIFTIGGPTTVRGYPTSAASGDSGYYFNAELHYNWSQWLRGFDTYIFSDWGTVYSTAPGITEMASVGVGFSWTYAQFMTFEANYATPLKNAVSTQHHYEAYGRVIFRPLLMFEKQQTATPVAAVADRSKS; encoded by the coding sequence ATGCGTGTTCTGGGGGTAGTACTGGGGGTAGGGGTCGCAGCATCGAGCATCGTAGCCGCGCGTGCCCAGGTGCCCACGATCAATCCCGGCGCGATCCAGAACGACGTCGACCGGCAACGCCGCCAGTTCGAACAGCAGAGCGCGCCGCCGAAGCTGAACGGTCCCGCCGTGGTCGGCGGCCCCAGGGAAAAGTCGCCGCTGATGAAGCCGGGCGGCCCGAAATTCCGCCTGCGCAAGCTCGAGTTCGACTCATCCAAGTTCATCACGCCGGCCGAGCTCGACGAGATCGCGAAGAAATATGTCGGCAAGAATGTCGACATCGCGACGCTGTTGCAGATCGTCGCCGACATCAATGCCATCTACACCGAGCGCGGCATCGTGACCGGCATTGCGACCCTGCCTGAACAGGATCCCAAGGATGGGACCGTCAAGATCAAGCTGACCGAGGGGCGGCTGCAGAAGACGACCATCGAGGGCAACAAGCAGACGCGTACCGACTACATCCTCCAGCGCGTGCAGGAGCCGGAGGCCGAAGTCCTCGACGTTCCCAAACTCAACCGCGACGTGACCTGGTTCAACCGTACCAACGACGTCCAGATCAAGGCACTGCTCCAGCCGGGCACGAGCTTCGGCCTGACCGACCTCCAGTTTGCGGTGATCGAGCCGCCGGTCGATACCTGGCAGCTCTTCGTCGACAACCAGGGCTCCGAAAACACCGGTCGCTGGGAAGGCGGCACCTTCTACAAGCGCCACGGCCTGTTCGGCGTCGACGACCGCCTGACCTTCTACGGCGTCCGATCCGACGGCAACCTCAACGGCAACGCCGCCTACAGCGTCCCGGTCAACCCCTGGGGCGGGCGCGTCGGCGTCAGCTACACCGAAGGCAAGATCAAGATCATCCAGGGTCCGTTCGTCGCGCTCGACGTCACCGGACGGTCGAGCCAGGCTGCGGTCAATTTCAGCCAGCCGGTCTGGGTGACGCAGAACTGGCTGGTGCTGCTCAACGCCGCCGAGACCGAGGGCAAGACGGTGAGCCGCTTCTCGACTGTGGCCGTGACCGACGACCACTACGACAAGGCCACGGCCGGCGTCTCCGTGACCAATTCCGGCAACACCTATTCGATCACGGTCTCGCCCGCGGTGAACTACATCGAATGGCAAGACCATGTGCTCGGCAACAACCGCACGTTCAACACCTATACCGGCTCGCTGATCGCGACCAGCGCAGCCGGTCCCCCCAATTTCAGCGCCAACGTGCTGGCGAGCTGGCAATACACCCAGGAGAAACTGCTGCCGGGCGACCAGATCTTCACGATCGGCGGTCCCACCACCGTGCGCGGCTATCCGACCAGCGCAGCGTCGGGCGACAGCGGCTATTATTTCAATGCCGAGCTGCATTACAACTGGTCGCAATGGCTTCGCGGCTTTGACACCTACATCTTCAGCGATTGGGGCACGGTCTATTCGACAGCCCCCGGCATCACTGAAATGGCCTCCGTCGGCGTCGGCTTCTCCTGGACTTATGCGCAGTTCATGACGTTCGAAGCGAACTATGCGACGCCGTTGAAGAATGCGGTTTCGACCCAGCACCACTACGAGGCCTACGGCCGCGTCATCTTCCGCCCGTTGTTGATGTTCGAGAAGCAGCAGACTGCAACGCCCGTGGCGGCGGTTGCCGACCGAAGCAAGTCGTAA
- the bluB gene encoding 5,6-dimethylbenzimidazole synthase: protein MVGFDDAFRRQLHELFVWRRDVRRFRTDPLPDGAVERLIETACLSPSVGLSQPWRFVTVDDATRRRAVIDDFRACNADALASYSDERAARYATLKLSGLQQAPAHLAVFADKASDIGHGLGRATMPETTEYSVVAAITAMWLAARAAGIGLGWVSILTPARMHDILDVPASWKFVAYLCIGYAEAECDQPELERARWEHRRGAEEFTLRR from the coding sequence ATGGTCGGGTTCGACGACGCCTTCCGCCGCCAATTGCATGAGCTGTTCGTGTGGCGGCGCGACGTGCGCCGCTTTCGCACCGATCCATTGCCGGACGGCGCCGTGGAGCGCTTGATCGAGACCGCCTGCCTGTCGCCGTCGGTCGGCCTGAGCCAGCCCTGGCGCTTCGTGACCGTCGATGACGCGACGCGGCGCCGCGCCGTGATCGACGACTTCAGAGCATGCAACGCCGATGCGTTGGCCTCTTATTCCGACGAGCGCGCCGCCCGCTATGCCACGCTCAAGCTTTCAGGCCTCCAACAGGCACCTGCCCACCTCGCGGTCTTCGCCGACAAGGCCAGCGATATCGGCCACGGCCTCGGCCGCGCGACCATGCCGGAGACCACGGAATATTCCGTGGTCGCCGCGATCACCGCGATGTGGCTTGCCGCGCGGGCCGCCGGGATCGGACTCGGCTGGGTCTCGATCCTGACTCCCGCGCGCATGCACGACATTCTCGACGTGCCCGCCTCATGGAAATTCGTCGCTTATCTCTGCATCGGCTATGCCGAGGCGGAGTGCGACCAGCCTGAGCTGGAGCGAGCGAGATGGGAACACCGGCGAGGTGCGGAAGAGTTCACGCTGCGGCGCTAG
- the cobS gene encoding adenosylcobinamide-GDP ribazoletransferase — protein sequence MMPSADILKDVLADLRIAASFVTIVPVASAKPAGEGAIARATWALPVAGLLVGFVGALAYGLASKLGLAPGLAALLALAATALITGALHEDGLADTADGLGGGRTRERKLEIMRDSRIGSYGVCALILSFGLRCSALAAIGNPWAVMLALVSAHAAARAGLPAFMSLVPPARPDGLSARAGSPPGRSVAIAFGLGTLILALALGPAKALVGLVLLSLAGLILARLATRQIGGQTGDILGAFEQTGEILILLVAAAFLHAGG from the coding sequence ATAATGCCGAGCGCCGACATTCTGAAAGACGTCCTAGCCGATCTCAGGATCGCGGCGTCCTTCGTCACGATCGTGCCGGTGGCGTCGGCGAAGCCAGCCGGCGAAGGCGCCATCGCGCGCGCCACCTGGGCGCTGCCGGTCGCTGGGCTGCTGGTGGGTTTCGTGGGCGCTCTTGCTTACGGGCTCGCAAGTAAGCTGGGGCTGGCACCAGGCTTGGCCGCCCTGCTCGCGCTCGCCGCAACCGCCCTCATCACCGGCGCGCTGCACGAGGACGGGCTGGCCGACACCGCGGACGGGCTCGGCGGCGGACGGACGCGCGAGCGCAAGCTCGAGATCATGCGCGACAGCCGGATCGGCAGCTACGGTGTCTGCGCGCTGATCCTGTCGTTCGGCCTGCGCTGCAGTGCACTTGCCGCGATCGGCAATCCATGGGCCGTGATGCTTGCACTCGTCTCCGCGCATGCGGCGGCCCGCGCAGGCTTGCCGGCCTTCATGTCGCTGGTACCGCCCGCGCGTCCCGACGGGCTTTCCGCGCGCGCAGGTTCGCCCCCGGGCCGCAGCGTGGCCATCGCATTCGGTCTCGGAACGCTCATACTTGCGCTTGCGCTCGGACCGGCCAAGGCGCTTGTCGGCCTCGTCCTGCTGTCGCTCGCCGGACTGATCCTGGCGCGACTCGCCACCCGCCAGATCGGCGGACAGACCGGCGACATCCTCGGCGCGTTCGAGCAGACAGGCGAGATCCTGATCCTGCTTGTCGCCGCAGCCTTCCTTCACGCGGGAGGGTGA
- the cobU gene encoding bifunctional adenosylcobinamide kinase/adenosylcobinamide-phosphate guanylyltransferase, translating to MAVILITGGARSGKSKRAETRTRAFPGQPVYVATAEARDAEMDERIARHRARRGTDWIEREEPLDLVPTLISTDGGGARLVDCLTLWLSNLMHAERDWEREVSELATALPRFKSPVVFVSNEVGLGIVPDNALARSFRDAAGIMNQTIAAVAGEVEFVVAGLPMKLK from the coding sequence ATGGCCGTCATCTTGATCACGGGCGGAGCGCGATCGGGCAAGAGCAAGCGTGCGGAGACCCGCACGCGTGCCTTTCCCGGGCAGCCCGTCTATGTCGCGACGGCCGAGGCCCGCGATGCTGAAATGGATGAGCGTATCGCCAGGCATCGCGCACGGCGCGGAACCGACTGGATCGAGCGCGAGGAGCCGCTCGATCTCGTGCCCACGCTGATCTCGACCGATGGCGGCGGCGCGCGGCTGGTCGATTGCCTGACGCTGTGGCTCTCCAATCTGATGCATGCGGAGCGCGACTGGGAGCGGGAGGTGAGCGAACTCGCCACTGCACTGCCCCGCTTCAAGAGCCCCGTCGTCTTCGTCAGCAATGAGGTCGGCCTCGGCATCGTGCCCGACAACGCGCTGGCGCGCAGTTTTCGCGACGCCGCCGGGATCATGAACCAGACCATTGCGGCCGTTGCCGGCGAGGTCGAGTTCGTCGTTGCCGGCCTGCCGATGAAATTGAAATAA
- the cbiB gene encoding adenosylcobinamide-phosphate synthase CbiB, whose protein sequence is MGFAGAMVVALAVDALTGWPTPLFARIGHPVTWLGRLIAAIDIGWNRESDSPVFRRAAGVAGALLVIVLAVALGWLLQSLLPSGWIQIVLVGILAWPLVALRSLNDHVAAVANPLLGGDIATAREAVSRIVGRDPAALDEAGIARAAIESLAENASDGIVAPVFWGALFGLPGILGYKAINTLDSMIGHRSERHEAFGWAAARIDDVANFIPARLTGFLFVLLARRQSEALSCMTRDARRHRSPNAGWPEAAMAGALGVRLSGPRIYHGSTTAEPWLNEGARDPLAADIKEGLTVYRRAMLLLAGVLAILAFA, encoded by the coding sequence GTGGGCTTTGCGGGCGCGATGGTGGTGGCCTTGGCGGTGGATGCCCTCACGGGCTGGCCGACGCCGTTGTTCGCGCGGATCGGCCACCCCGTGACCTGGCTCGGCCGGCTGATCGCTGCGATCGACATCGGCTGGAATCGCGAATCCGATTCTCCGGTCTTTCGACGCGCAGCGGGCGTCGCAGGCGCGCTTCTGGTGATTGTGCTTGCGGTCGCGCTTGGCTGGTTGCTCCAGTCGCTGCTTCCCTCGGGCTGGATCCAGATCGTGCTGGTCGGTATCCTGGCCTGGCCGCTGGTCGCTCTGCGTTCGCTCAACGATCATGTCGCTGCGGTCGCAAATCCTCTCCTGGGCGGTGACATTGCCACCGCGCGCGAGGCGGTTTCGCGCATCGTCGGCCGCGATCCCGCTGCGCTTGATGAAGCAGGCATTGCGCGCGCGGCGATCGAGAGCCTCGCCGAGAACGCGTCGGACGGCATCGTCGCACCGGTGTTCTGGGGCGCGCTATTCGGTCTGCCCGGCATTCTCGGCTACAAGGCGATCAATACGCTGGACTCCATGATCGGCCATCGCAGCGAACGGCACGAAGCCTTTGGCTGGGCGGCCGCGCGCATCGACGATGTCGCAAACTTCATTCCGGCGCGCCTCACCGGCTTTCTGTTCGTTCTGCTCGCGCGGCGGCAGTCCGAGGCGTTATCGTGCATGACGCGCGATGCGCGCCGCCATCGCTCGCCCAATGCCGGCTGGCCGGAGGCGGCGATGGCCGGCGCGCTCGGCGTGCGGCTGAGCGGTCCCCGTATCTATCATGGCAGCACGACCGCCGAGCCCTGGCTCAACGAAGGCGCGCGAGATCCGCTTGCGGCTGACATCAAAGAAGGACTGACGGTCTACCGCCGCGCCATGCTGCTGCTCGCAGGTGTGCTTGCGATCCTCGCCTTCGCGTGA
- the cobD gene encoding threonine-phosphate decarboxylase CobD translates to MREHGGNLDLAQQRFGGRAEDWIDLSTGINRLPYPVGEIAAHHWQALPSRSEIEALHRAARHAYGTAAPVVATGGAQAVIQLLPQLAPRGRARILAPTYNEYAPVLSAAGWEAEEARELDALVGANLAIVVNPNNPDGRRHAPKDLLAVLPHVGHLVIDESFADAVPELSLASEAGRPGLLILRSFGKFYGLAGLRLGFAIGHAADIAKLAAASGPWPVSGAAIAIGCRALRDDAWARTTSARLAQDCVRLDGFAQSQGWRLVGGAPLFRLYETPDALGAQEKLARAQIWSRVFAQNPTWLRLGLPGAEAEWSRLAEILAR, encoded by the coding sequence ATGCGCGAGCACGGTGGAAATCTCGATCTGGCCCAGCAGCGTTTCGGCGGGCGTGCGGAGGACTGGATCGACCTGTCGACCGGGATCAACCGGCTGCCCTATCCCGTGGGCGAGATCGCTGCGCATCATTGGCAGGCGCTGCCGTCGCGATCCGAGATCGAGGCGCTGCATCGGGCCGCCCGGCACGCCTATGGCACGGCCGCGCCTGTTGTCGCGACGGGCGGCGCGCAGGCCGTCATTCAACTGCTGCCGCAACTCGCGCCGCGTGGCCGCGCACGCATCCTCGCGCCGACCTACAACGAATATGCTCCGGTGCTGTCGGCCGCCGGATGGGAGGCCGAGGAGGCGAGGGAGCTCGACGCGCTGGTGGGCGCGAACCTCGCCATCGTCGTCAATCCCAACAATCCCGACGGGCGCCGTCATGCGCCGAAGGATCTGCTTGCGGTGCTGCCACACGTCGGTCACCTCGTCATCGACGAGAGTTTTGCCGATGCCGTTCCCGAACTCTCGCTCGCTTCGGAAGCAGGCCGGCCGGGGCTGCTGATCCTGCGCTCGTTCGGCAAGTTTTATGGCCTCGCTGGGCTGCGGCTCGGCTTCGCGATCGGTCATGCGGCCGACATCGCAAAGCTCGCGGCGGCTTCAGGTCCGTGGCCGGTCTCTGGCGCTGCGATCGCGATCGGCTGCCGCGCTTTGCGCGATGATGCCTGGGCGAGGACCACGTCGGCGCGGCTTGCGCAGGACTGCGTTCGTCTCGACGGTTTTGCGCAGTCGCAAGGCTGGCGGCTCGTCGGCGGTGCGCCGCTGTTTCGTCTCTACGAGACGCCTGACGCGCTTGGCGCGCAGGAGAAGCTGGCGCGTGCGCAGATCTGGTCCCGCGTCTTCGCGCAGAATCCGACTTGGCTGCGGCTTGGGCTTCCGGGCGCAGAGGCCGAATGGTCGCGCCTTGCCGAAATCCTAGCGCGCTAG
- a CDS encoding cobyric acid synthase, with amino-acid sequence MARALMIQGAGSDVGKSLIVAGLARAFTRRGLRVLPFKPQNMSNNAAVTVDGGEIGRAQALQALAAGVEPHTDMNPVLLKPETDVGAQVIVHGKRIATARAREYAAMKPSLMGAVLESFERLKARADLVLVEGAGSPAEVNLRKADIANMGFARKADVPVVLVGDIDRGGVIAQLVGIKTVIDPDDAAMIQGFVINKFRGDPTLFDDGYKLIEAKTEWLGFGVLPWFARAGELPAEDALGLSDARKPGRTKIACLALSRIANFDDLDPLKLEPSVDLVMVRPGQAIPGDVRLVIIPGSKSTRGDLAFLRAQGWDIDVLAHYRRGGHVLGLCGGYQMLGRGVADPNGIEGPAGDTPGLGLLDVETVMSAEKTLTRVAAVHAATEHPIEAYEIHIGRTDGPDRVRPFARLNGEPEGAMSRDGRVQGSYLHGLFTSDAFRRAFLAKLDIPAGEDPYHFRVESALDALADHIEKHLDVQGLLALAR; translated from the coding sequence ATGGCACGCGCGCTGATGATCCAGGGAGCCGGCTCTGACGTGGGCAAGTCGCTCATCGTCGCCGGCCTTGCGCGCGCGTTCACGCGGCGCGGCCTGCGCGTGCTCCCGTTCAAGCCGCAGAACATGTCGAACAACGCGGCCGTCACCGTCGATGGCGGCGAGATCGGCCGCGCCCAGGCGCTGCAGGCGCTCGCCGCCGGCGTCGAGCCGCACACCGACATGAACCCGGTACTGCTCAAGCCCGAGACCGATGTCGGCGCGCAGGTGATCGTGCACGGAAAGCGCATCGCGACCGCGCGCGCGCGCGAATATGCTGCGATGAAACCGTCGCTGATGGGCGCCGTGCTGGAGAGCTTTGAGCGGCTGAAGGCGCGGGCTGATCTGGTGCTGGTCGAAGGCGCAGGCAGCCCGGCCGAAGTTAATTTGCGCAAGGCCGACATCGCCAATATGGGATTTGCGCGCAAGGCCGACGTGCCCGTGGTGCTGGTTGGCGATATCGATCGCGGCGGCGTCATCGCCCAGCTCGTCGGCATCAAGACGGTGATCGACCCCGACGATGCCGCGATGATCCAGGGATTTGTCATCAACAAGTTCCGCGGCGATCCCACGCTGTTCGATGACGGCTACAAGCTGATCGAGGCGAAGACTGAATGGCTCGGCTTTGGCGTGCTGCCCTGGTTCGCGCGCGCCGGCGAGCTGCCGGCCGAGGACGCGCTGGGCCTGAGTGATGCGCGAAAGCCCGGACGGACCAAGATCGCTTGCCTGGCGCTGTCGCGGATCGCCAATTTTGACGATCTCGATCCGCTGAAGCTCGAGCCTTCAGTCGATCTCGTGATGGTGCGCCCTGGCCAAGCGATCCCCGGAGACGTCAGGCTCGTCATCATCCCCGGTTCAAAATCCACCCGCGGCGACCTCGCCTTCCTGCGCGCGCAGGGCTGGGACATCGACGTGCTCGCGCACTATCGCCGTGGCGGCCACGTGCTCGGCCTCTGCGGCGGCTATCAGATGCTCGGGCGCGGCGTCGCTGATCCCAATGGCATCGAGGGCCCCGCGGGCGACACGCCGGGCCTCGGGTTGCTGGACGTGGAGACCGTGATGAGTGCAGAGAAGACGCTGACGCGTGTTGCCGCGGTGCATGCGGCGACGGAACACCCGATCGAGGCCTATGAAATTCACATCGGCCGCACGGATGGCCCGGATCGTGTGCGCCCATTCGCGAGGCTGAATGGCGAGCCGGAAGGCGCGATGTCACGCGACGGGCGTGTGCAAGGCAGCTACCTGCACGGCCTGTTCACGTCGGACGCGTTTCGCAGGGCATTCCTTGCAAAGCTTGATATTCCCGCGGGCGAGGACCCCTATCACTTCAGGGTCGAGAGCGCCCTCGACGCCCTCGCCGATCACATCGAAAAGCATCTCGACGTCCAAGGCCTGCTCGCGCTAGCGCGCTAG
- the cobO gene encoding cob(I)yrinic acid a,c-diamide adenosyltransferase, with translation MTPEPDTRTAGETDAKHAAKMAKIKVARDKIMATKSGEKGLIIVHTGAGKGKSSSAFGMIVRCVAHGFPCAVVQFIKGAWDTGERRLLTGHFGELCQFHAMGEGFTWETQDRARDIAAARAGWEKAKELILDDSLRMVVLDEINIALRYDYLDIAEVVDFLKTSKPPMTHVVLTGRNAKDELIEIADLVTEMTLVKHPFRSGIKAQAGVEF, from the coding sequence ATGACGCCTGAACCGGATACCCGAACGGCCGGCGAAACCGACGCCAAGCACGCCGCGAAAATGGCGAAGATCAAGGTCGCCCGCGACAAGATCATGGCGACCAAGAGCGGCGAAAAAGGCCTCATCATCGTCCACACCGGCGCCGGCAAGGGCAAGTCTTCCTCCGCCTTCGGCATGATCGTTCGCTGCGTTGCCCATGGCTTCCCCTGCGCCGTCGTACAGTTCATCAAGGGCGCCTGGGACACCGGCGAGCGGCGTCTGCTCACCGGCCATTTCGGCGAGCTCTGCCAGTTCCACGCCATGGGCGAAGGTTTTACGTGGGAGACGCAGGACCGCGCCCGCGACATCGCGGCCGCGCGCGCCGGCTGGGAGAAAGCCAAGGAGCTGATTCTCGATGACAGCCTGCGCATGGTCGTGCTCGACGAGATCAACATCGCACTGCGCTACGACTATCTCGACATCGCCGAGGTCGTCGATTTCCTGAAGACCTCGAAGCCGCCGATGACGCATGTCGTGCTCACCGGACGCAACGCCAAGGACGAGCTGATCGAGATCGCCGATCTCGTCACCGAGATGACGCTGGTGAAGCATCCGTTCCGCTCCGGCATCAAGGCGCAGGCCGGCGTCGAGTTCTGA
- a CDS encoding DUF1636 family protein yields MSVTLHVCITCKAGQTLGEGEVAPGKRLHGAILEVGVPEGVNVVPVECLSACNQGCSVALSAPGRWSYVYGRLSDANAQDVVAGAAAYAAAPDGLVPWRCRPEIFRKQSLARIPPIAVLPEAAE; encoded by the coding sequence ATGAGCGTCACACTGCATGTCTGCATCACCTGCAAAGCCGGGCAGACGCTCGGCGAGGGCGAGGTCGCACCCGGCAAGCGCCTGCATGGCGCGATCCTCGAGGTCGGCGTGCCTGAAGGCGTCAATGTGGTTCCCGTCGAATGCCTGTCTGCCTGCAACCAGGGCTGCTCGGTCGCGCTCAGCGCGCCCGGCCGCTGGTCTTATGTTTATGGCCGCCTCTCGGATGCCAATGCGCAGGACGTGGTCGCGGGCGCCGCTGCCTATGCGGCTGCGCCCGACGGCCTCGTGCCTTGGCGCTGCCGGCCTGAAATCTTCCGCAAGCAATCGCTTGCCCGCATTCCCCCCATTGCCGTGTTGCCGGAGGCCGCCGAATGA
- the cobW gene encoding cobalamin biosynthesis protein CobW has translation MNSLAKVPVTVVTGFLGSGKTTLIQHLLSNPNGKKLAVLVNEFGSEGVDGEILKSCADENCPEENIVELANGCICCTVADDFIPTMEKLLARPVKPDHILIETSGLALPKPLLKAFDWPEIRSRITVDGVIALADAEAVAAGRFAPDPEAVEAQRAADESLDHETPLSEVFEDQIACADIVLLTKADLAGTAGIEAAKAVITAEMPRRVPMLPITDGAIDARVILGLGAAAENDLAARPSHHDGEEDHEHDDFASVVIDLPEVADVDALVASVQKLAREQNVLRAKGYIAVAGKPMRLLLQAVGERVRHQFDKPWGASGRQSKLVVIGEHGDIDEAAIKAGLGV, from the coding sequence ATGAACTCGCTCGCAAAAGTCCCGGTCACGGTGGTCACCGGTTTTCTCGGCTCCGGCAAGACGACGCTGATCCAGCATCTGCTCAGCAATCCCAACGGCAAGAAGCTCGCCGTGCTCGTCAACGAGTTCGGCAGCGAAGGTGTCGACGGCGAGATCCTGAAGTCCTGCGCCGACGAGAACTGTCCTGAGGAAAATATCGTCGAACTCGCCAATGGCTGCATCTGCTGCACCGTGGCCGACGATTTCATTCCGACCATGGAGAAGTTGCTGGCGCGTCCCGTGAAGCCCGATCACATCCTGATCGAGACGTCAGGCCTGGCGCTGCCAAAGCCGCTGCTGAAGGCGTTCGACTGGCCGGAGATCCGCTCGCGCATCACGGTCGACGGCGTGATCGCACTGGCCGATGCCGAGGCTGTCGCGGCCGGACGCTTTGCACCCGACCCGGAAGCAGTGGAAGCGCAGCGTGCGGCGGACGAGAGTCTCGATCACGAGACGCCGCTGTCGGAAGTGTTCGAGGACCAGATCGCCTGTGCGGATATCGTGCTGCTGACCAAGGCCGATCTCGCCGGCACCGCCGGCATCGAGGCGGCCAAGGCGGTGATCACCGCCGAGATGCCGCGCCGCGTGCCGATGCTGCCGATTACGGACGGCGCGATCGATGCGCGCGTCATCCTGGGTCTCGGTGCTGCCGCGGAGAACGATCTCGCCGCGCGTCCTTCGCACCATGACGGCGAGGAGGACCACGAACACGACGATTTTGCTTCCGTCGTGATCGATCTTCCTGAGGTGGCCGACGTCGATGCGCTGGTCGCGTCGGTGCAGAAGCTGGCGCGCGAGCAGAACGTGCTGCGTGCCAAGGGCTATATCGCGGTCGCGGGCAAGCCGATGCGGTTGCTGCTGCAAGCCGTCGGCGAGCGCGTGCGCCACCAGTTCGACAAGCCCTGGGGCGCGAGCGGCCGACAGTCAAAGCTCGTCGTCATCGGCGAGCACGGCGATATCGACGAGGCCGCGATCAAGGCGGGATTGGGAGTCTGA